GCACGCCAGCAGGCGCCGACCGACGGGATTAGCGTCGATCAGTCGGTCTTCGTCGTCGACGACGAAGACCGCGTCGGTGACGGTGTCGAGCACCCGATCCCGGGCGATCGGAACGACATCGACCAGTTGGTAGCGAAGGATCGCGACCGCGTACAGGATCCCGGCGACGGCGAACCCGATCGGCGAGACGTCGACGTCGACCGCTCCGAAGACGTAGGCTGCGTTCCCGACCCAGGCCGCGAGCGTGCCGGCGAGCAGCGCCGCGCTCTGCCCGCGGTACAGCGACCGCGAGCGAACCAGAAACTCGATGATCAGCACCGTCACGACGGCGAGGACGACGTAGGAGTACGTCGTGTGGATCCAGAACGCGGGCCCCCACTCGACCGTTCCGTCGCTCAGGGCGTAGAAGAGGTTCCTCGGATTCGCGATCACGGTGAAGACGACCAGCACCGGTTCGATCGACAGCGCGGCCAGGATCGGCGGCCTGATCAGTTCCTCTCGACCGGTGTACTCGAGCGTGAAGACGAGCTGCGCCATCGTCCCGACCCCCACACCGAGGAATAGGAGTCCGAGCAGTGCGAGGGCGAGGGGGCCCGGATCGATCCGCATGAGCGCGAGCCCGCAGACGGTCCACAGTCCTGACCCGAGGACGGTTCCGAGCAGCGGCCACGCGCCCGGCCGATCGCGATGGCGCCACAGCACGCCGGCGAGGATGACGCTATTGAGAGCCGTGATCGCGTACATCGCCTGTACGATCGAGCTTCCCGGGGCCGCGGACATCGTCGTCACTCGAGCATCGAGTACGTAAAGTGCACTGGCCGTTCGGTCGGCAGTCGGACCGACGCCGGGCGGCGGTTGACCGCCGCGACTCGAAGCCGTCAGTCAGCGGTCGGGACGGCCGCGTCCCGGTCGTCGATCTCGACGCCGCGGAACTCGAATCTGGCGCCGCCGTCGGCGCTTTCGACGGCCTCGATCGCCCACCCGTGGGCGGTCGCGATCTCCTCGACGATGCTCAGTCCGAGGCCCGTCCCCTCCGGGTCGGTCGTGTACCCCTCCTCGAAGACGCGGTCGCGGTCGTCGGAGAGCCCGCGACCGTCGTCCGCGACGAAAAAGCCGCGTACCGGATTCGTTCCGACCGCACCGACGGAAACGGTCAGCGACGGCTCCGTCGGATCGCTCGAGTCCTCCGGGTCGGCGGAGCCGTCCGCCGGACGCCCGTGGTCGATGGCGTTCCGGAAGAGGTTTTCGAGGAGTCGGAGCAGTCGCCGTCGGTCGGCGAGGACGGTCGTCGACTCCTCGATCGTCAGCGTCGCGTCGCCGGTGTCGACACTCACCCAGGCTCGCTCGGCCACCACCGCCAGGTCGACGCGCTCCGGATCGGTCACGTCCGCTCCCTCACGAGCGAGCGCGAGGACGTCGTCGATGATCGCCTCCATCCGCTCGTGGGATCGTTCGATCTCGTCGAGGTATTCCTCATCTTCGGTCTCGCGGGCGAGGTCGAGGTAACCGTCCGCGACGTTCAACGGATTGCGAAGGTCGTGGGAGACGAGATCGGCGAACCGCTCGAGGCGTTCGTTCTGGCGCTGTAACTCGGCTTCCCGGCGCTTGCGTTCGGTGATATCGCGGACGACGAACAGCCAGCCGACGTGGCGGTCGCGCCCGTCTTCGATCGGCGTCGTCCGAACGTGAAAGTGCCCGTCGCGCAGTGCCAGTTCGCGTTCGGTCTCGACGGGACGATCCCTGAGACCGCGGAATTCGTCCCGTAACTCGGGGCGATCGGCGAACAGCGAGTCGAGATCCGTCCCGATCGGCGACTCGTCGAACTCCTCGAGCAGCGCTCGGCCGGCGGGATTGACGTCGATGAGGCGATTCTCAGTATCGACGACGAAAACGCCGTCGGTGACGGTATCGAGAACGCGATCGCGGGCGATCGGAGCGATATCGACCAGCCGGTAGCGGACGATCGCGACCGAATACAGCGCACCCGCGAGGATGAATCCGATCGGCGTCGTATCGATGGCGATCGACCCGAGGACGTCGAGGGTGTAGACCACGTTCGTCAGTAGCGGGGACGCGGACGCGCCGACCAGCATCGCGGCTTGCCCCCGGTATAGCGACCGGGAGTTGTGCAGGAACTCGAGGATTAGTATCGTTCCGGCGAGGGAGAGACAGTACGAGTAGACGAGGTGGACGTCGAACGCGGGGCCCCACTGAAAGCCGATACCGCCGACGACCGTCGGATCGCGGGAGATCGATTCGAAAAACAGGTCGCCGGGATTCGCGAACGCGAACGCCGCGAGGAGCACTGGCTCGATCGAGAGGAGCGCGATCGTCCGTCGCGTGAGGAGGTGCTCGCGGCCGGTGTACGCGAGGACGAACAGGAACGAGCCGAGGACGCTGGCTCCGACACCGACGTAGAGAAATCGGAGGAAGAACACCGACAGCGAGACGTGATCGACCGCGGAGCGCGCGAACAGCGATCCAGCCCAGATGGCCGCACCGACCACCGCGACGACCAGCGGTACGGCACCGGTTTTCTCTCGATGGCCCCAGACGACGACGCCGAGCGCGGCGGCAGTCACCGCCGCGACGGCGTAGATAAGCGGGATCAGCTCGTGAGCGAGTGCCACCCGAGTCCGTCTCGTGGCGGAATTATAAAGATTTGTGGCTACCGACTAGCGTATGCGCTGATCGAGGCGGGATTATCTGCTCCGATCTTTGAATTGTACTGCCGGGCCACCACATCGAACGGGCCGAGTACGGCGATCGGCTATCTGTTACTAGTCGGTCTGCGATCTCGAGAGCCGTCGGTCCTCGGACCGGCGTCTCGACGGTCGGATGCGGACCCGAAACTGGAACCGAGAGTCGGGATCGGTGCGGTCTTGTGGCGCGCGCGTCTACGGTCGCCTATGCCCGTTCCGAAGGACGAGTTCGAGAGTCTCCCGCCCTGTGACTTCTACACGCCGGCGGAGTTGCTCGAGGACGACCAGATGTACACCGTCTACGAGATCGCCCGCCTCCTGCAGGGGTTAGAGCCCGACGCCGAGATCGACGAAGGCACCGAGAGCATCCTGCTCGACTGGGCGATTCCCTGGGTGATGAACAACGCGGACGATCTCGTGGTCGCCGAGCCGCGATCCGACGACGAACCCGGCTACTACGGCCTGAAAGAATGATCCTCCTCGTGGTCGGTGCCGATCGCGTCGACGCCGGCAAGACCACGTTCTCGGTCGGCCTGCTCGAGCGAACCGGCGCGGTCGGCTACAAGCCCCGGGCCGGCAACGACTACTGGTTCGACCACGACGACTGCCGGACGGCGCTGGCCGACGACCGCCTCTACGGGAAGGACGCGAAACGCCTCGCGGCCGCGGAGGGACGCGGCCGCGAGCCGGAAACCCTCAATCCCGTCCACCGCCTCTGGCGTCCCACGCCCGGCGACGGGACCGGACTCCTCGGGAAGGCCGATCGCGAGTTCCTCGTCGATCGCGTCGGCCGCCCGGGCGACGACGATCCGACGTTCGTGCGCAACGCGACCGCGGATATTCCGGACGCAGTCGCCGACGCGCTCCCGCTCGAGGACGCCGTCGCCGTCGAGACCGTCGCGGAGTTCAACGAGATCGCCGAGCGGCGGTACGTCCCCGCATTCGAGGGGCTGGCCGCCGAGGTCGAATCGACGGAGGTCGCGGTCGTCGAATCCTACAGCGATATCGCGCGACCGCTCCAGTCGCTCGATCCCGCGGCGATCAGCGCCGTCGCGGCCGTCGAACCCGGCCGCGTCCGGATCTACCCGAGCGATCGCTACTGCCGGGCCTGCGAGATCGCCAGTTCGAGCCCGAAAGACGGCGCGCTCGAGAAGCGCGTCCCCGACGTGCTCGAATACCTCGATCCGATCGACCGGATTCGCCTGCCGCCGCTCGGGAGCGACGAGCGGGCGGAGCCGGCGCGGATCGCTCGCGCGTATTCTGACGCCTACGACGCGCTGCTCGAGGCGGCTCGAGCGGTCTGAGAGGCCGGGCCAGACGAACGTCGCGCTCGGCTGCCGGCGATCGATCTTTGGATCGTCCGAGTCGAAAATGTCGCCCTCGTCCGAGCT
This portion of the Haloterrigena gelatinilytica genome encodes:
- a CDS encoding ATPase — its product is MILLVVGADRVDAGKTTFSVGLLERTGAVGYKPRAGNDYWFDHDDCRTALADDRLYGKDAKRLAAAEGRGREPETLNPVHRLWRPTPGDGTGLLGKADREFLVDRVGRPGDDDPTFVRNATADIPDAVADALPLEDAVAVETVAEFNEIAERRYVPAFEGLAAEVESTEVAVVESYSDIARPLQSLDPAAISAVAAVEPGRVRIYPSDRYCRACEIASSSPKDGALEKRVPDVLEYLDPIDRIRLPPLGSDERAEPARIARAYSDAYDALLEAARAV
- a CDS encoding DUF5827 family protein, producing MPVPKDEFESLPPCDFYTPAELLEDDQMYTVYEIARLLQGLEPDAEIDEGTESILLDWAIPWVMNNADDLVVAEPRSDDEPGYYGLKE
- a CDS encoding histidine kinase N-terminal 7TM domain-containing protein; protein product: MALAHELIPLIYAVAAVTAAALGVVVWGHREKTGAVPLVVAVVGAAIWAGSLFARSAVDHVSLSVFFLRFLYVGVGASVLGSFLFVLAYTGREHLLTRRTIALLSIEPVLLAAFAFANPGDLFFESISRDPTVVGGIGFQWGPAFDVHLVYSYCLSLAGTILILEFLHNSRSLYRGQAAMLVGASASPLLTNVVYTLDVLGSIAIDTTPIGFILAGALYSVAIVRYRLVDIAPIARDRVLDTVTDGVFVVDTENRLIDVNPAGRALLEEFDESPIGTDLDSLFADRPELRDEFRGLRDRPVETERELALRDGHFHVRTTPIEDGRDRHVGWLFVVRDITERKRREAELQRQNERLERFADLVSHDLRNPLNVADGYLDLARETEDEEYLDEIERSHERMEAIIDDVLALAREGADVTDPERVDLAVVAERAWVSVDTGDATLTIEESTTVLADRRRLLRLLENLFRNAIDHGRPADGSADPEDSSDPTEPSLTVSVGAVGTNPVRGFFVADDGRGLSDDRDRVFEEGYTTDPEGTGLGLSIVEEIATAHGWAIEAVESADGGARFEFRGVEIDDRDAAVPTAD